A stretch of the Theileria equi strain WA chromosome 1, complete sequence genome encodes the following:
- a CDS encoding nucleolar GTP-binding protein, putative (encoded by transcript BEWA_019570A), with product MATKSQTYNFKGITTIPSARKLIDIVLSQTQRKTPTEVHKQFKISRIRKFYMRKVKFCQQTCHDRLQRILSQLPQLNDIHPFYADLCNVLYDRDHYKLALGQCNSIMRVIDRIAKEYVRQMKYGTSLYRCKMLKKAALGHMCTALKRLNGSLNYLEDVRQHMSRLPSINPYTRTLLLTGYPNVGKSSFMNQVSKANVDVQPYAFTTKSLYVGHFDYNYLRWQIIDTPGLLDHPLDERNTIEMTAITALAHIFCTILFFIDVSESCGYSLEEQVALFDSIRPLFQNKPILIVLNKVDLVNFDSDRLSKLSQYKWIRTSALTGEGVDDAKITACQLLLEARLANKVNDSSPAVIEKIDYVTSVTPNLDRPPTENPKGYDEPALDDLEDEGRPRPTTEKDLELIHGGPGVYSIDLRKKHILENDEWKYDEIPEIYNGRNVIDFAYPGVGERLKLLEKEEELLLQQLQPNLEDVRSVNMYCIYHFQEEWEDLVRREDALHAKIRQWKLERGLKKKRGGPVLNETIRIKKVRKNAERRRKVRMLLPMPIDSINMESDDPKTKLEIAKGRQRESEGQPVPTVKSKKRIKLPKGTYALNDRSITAKLPKHMYSGKRTLGKTSRR from the exons ATGGCAACAAAATCGCAGACTTATAACTTTAAG GGTATTACCACAATTCCATCAGCTAGAAAGCTGATAGATATTGTTTTGTCCCAAACACAGCGTAAAACACCAACTGAAGTCCACAAACAGTTCAAGATATCAAGAATCCGCAAGTTTTATATGAGGAAGGTCAAATTTTGCCAGCAAACATGTCATGATCGTTTGCAACGGATATTGTCGCAATTACCGCAGCTGaat GATATCCACCCATTCTATGCCGATTTGTGCAATGTCTTATACGATCGTGACCATTACAAACTGGCGTTGGGTCAATGTAATTCTATAATGCGTGTTATAGATCGCATAGCTAAAGAGTATGTGCGGCAAATGAAGTATGGCACTTCGTTGTACCGTTGCAAGATGCTAAAGAAGGCTGCGCTTGGACATATGTGCACTGCTCTAAAACGTTTAAATGGCAGTTTAAATTATCTTGAGGATGTTAGGCAACACATGTCCAGGCTTCCGAGTATTAATCCTTATACAAGAACTTTGTTGTTGACAGGATATCCTAATGTTGGTAAATCATCCTTCATGAATCAAGTGAGTAAAGCCAATGTGGACGTACAACCATATGCGTTCACAACGAAGTCTTTGTATGTAGGACATTTTGATTATAACTATTTAAGGTGGCAAATAATAGATACTCCTGGGTTGCTGGATCATCCATTGGATGAAAGAAATACTATTGAGATGACAGCTATAACTGCCTTGGCTCACATTTTCTGTACAATATTATTTTTCATAGATGTTAGTGAAAGTTGTGGATACTCCTTGGAGGAACAAGTTGCTTTATTTGATTCCATAAGACCTTTATTTCAAAATAAACCCATACTCATAGTACTTAACAAGGTTGACTTAGTGAATTTTGATTCCGATCGATTGTCAAAACTTTCCCAATATAAATGGATACGTACATCTGCTCTAACTGGGGAAGGTGTAGATGATGCCAAAATTACAGCATGCCAATTATTGTTAGAGGCCAGACTTGCAAACAAGGTAAATGATTCTAGTCCGGCCGTAATAGAAAAGATTGACTATGTTACCAGCGTAACCCCTAACTTAGACAGACCACCAACAGAAAACCCAAAAGGTTATGATGAACCTGCTTTAGATGATTtagaagatgaaggaagGCCTAGACCCACCACCGAAAAGGATCTTGAGCTAATTCATGGAGGCCCAGGAGTTTATTCCATTGACCTCAGAAAAAAACACATtctagaaaatgatgaatggAAATATGATGAGATTCCGGAAAtatataatggaagaaatgTTATCGATTTTGCGTATCCAGGTGTAGGGGAAAGACTCAAATTACTGGAAAAAGAGGAGGAGCTTCTCCTCCAACAACTGCAACCAAACCTGGAAGATGTAAGATCAGTCAATATGTATTGTATATACCACTTTCAGGAGGAATGGGAAGACCTTGTACGCCGCGAAGATGCTCTGCATGCGAAGATAAGACAGTGGAAATTAGAACGTGGACTTAAAAAGAAACGCGGCGGTCCCGTGCTCAACGAAACAATACGCATTAAGAAGGTCCGCAAAAACGCAGAAAGGAGGAGGAAGGTCAGGATGCTTCTTCCAATGCCCATTGACTCGATCAACATGGAATCCGATGATCCAAAGACTAAATTGGAAATTGCTAAAGGTAGGCAACGCGAATCCGAGGGTCAACCTGTACCTACTGTCAAGAGCAAGAAAAGAATCAAACTACCAAAGGGAACATACGCGCTCAACGATCGATCTATCACCGCCAAACTTCCAAAACATATGTACAGTGGGAAGCGTACACTTGGGAAAACTAGTCGCAGGTGA
- a CDS encoding hypothetical protein (encoded by transcript BEWA_019580A), whose protein sequence is MLLNLSGVSITTLTDDLVRDELSRLDSDYDDIKELNISNCDLGSLEGITLFKNLHTLIASHNRISVIDQIASLYGLRNVKLDHNCLTDIYIRTHANGRYVLSSFSDVSSLSFEKFAHKDISVTEKVSDNILGGLDAEGYEYIDLSFNKIETIQGLVPGRLKCFTLILSNNLISVVDGLCSFLDIRVLDLSFNVECDIRKLSECSFAPNCKIFLQSIKLQNVELLEDLLNSHKNAVAYTDLGDVHHERLLQVCNLDLTKLREKRFISTSSGYADFVYDGDEFPDELLTPRCDTYTNSDKAYINRSLDILEPFETGSTADTSYFSKSFSYLEQNPKSEKGKQSSDEYNSVKYLPKTATPGVSHLDFLYSSIRLCNAIDSWSNDIKNTLLKNTD, encoded by the coding sequence ATGTTATTGAACTTAAGTGGAGTATCTATTACCACCTTAACGGATGATTTAGTAAGGGATGAGTTATCTAGGTTAGATTCAGACTATGATGATATCAAAGAATTGAATATATCCAATTGTGACCTTGGTAGTCTCGAAGGTATAACTTTGTTCAAGAATTTACACACACTAATTGCATCGCACAACCGTATTTCTGTCATCGATCAAATCGCATCGTTGTATGGCTTGAGGAATGTTAAGTTAGATCACAATTGCCTAACTGATATCTACATTAGGACGCACGCTAACGGGAGATATGTGTTGTCATCTTTCTCGGATGTTTCTTCCTTGtcctttgaaaaatttgcCCATAAAGATATCTCTGTCACTGAGAAAGTATCTGATAATATTCTTGGCGGATTAGATGCCGAAGGTTATGAATACATTGATTTAAGTTTCAATAAAATAGAGACCATCCAGGGATTAGTACCTGGTAGATTAAAGTGTTTTACTCTAATTTTATCAAACAATTTGATTTCCGTAGTCGATGGGTTGTGCTCATTTCTGGATATACGGGTTTTAGATTTGTCATTTAATGTAGAATGTGACATTAGAAAGCTATCAGAGTGTTCCTTTGCACCGAactgtaaaatatttttgcaaTCTATAAAGTTACAGAATGTAGAACTACTGGAAGACTTACTAAATTCTCACAAGAACGCAGTTGCTTATACAGATTTAGGCGACGTACACCATGAGCGATTGCTACAGGTTTGTAATTTGGATCTTACAAAACTCAGAGAAAAGAGGTTTATTTCCACTTCGTCGGGATATGCTGATTTTGTttatgatggagatgaatTCCCTGATGAGTTATTAACTCCGAGATGTGACACGTACACTAACTCAGACAAGGCATACATAAATAGATCTTTGGATATATTAGAGCCTTTTGAGACGGGTTCTACTGCAGATACGAGTTATTTCAGCAAGTCATTCTCCTATCTCGAACAAAACCCAAAATCGGAGAAAGGAAAACAATCATCTGATGAATACAATTCTGTAAAATATCTGCCAAAGACCGCAACACCAGGTGTTTCTCACTTGGACTTTTTGTATTCTTCAATTCGCTTGTGCAATGCGATCGATTCTTGGAGTAACGATATAAAAAACACACTTTTGAAAAATACTGATTGA
- a CDS encoding hypothetical protein (encoded by transcript BEWA_019590A) has translation MAETVKLKRTTTQPRKAKRFETNKYKDYLFGPIDAFDMEWANTVLEYNPELKLDTRGLNKYSSHNLSISTDGGSHTSLIGNTDLDFYESKNHSIPDSLETGLSASNLPLSKNTSGLDDVHIERYKDDIKRLEAERDALNEELNRVNSERETDKKDANLYRAFQKQIQSLNMSIHDKLDTREKLEQILGGLYTFFSESFGTDNSLSSILEEFANLYLKQQSDIQVELASMRSQLKIVNDLDKMINKKSNYEEMVEQRVKTIDLLVDQLKITKSESSQEINKLKNELVDTQVEFGKKLSNAKSMCKEYETENRIINEMLNSTRNSFNKLMHDQHELISQLPLATLENCNGEQTKESRSETQLKSVDGKNILESLVQDLYRRNEDSLAVINQKDHMIQQLYGTISRLQRNLKEWENDAILWLDYVEQSNCKHN, from the exons ATGGCCGAGACTGTAAAACTTAAGAGAACCACGACTCAACCTCGAAAAGCAAAG AGGTTCGAAACcaataaatataaagacTACTTGTTTGGTCCTATAGATGCCTTTGATATGGAATGGGCAAACACTGTACTGGAATACAACCCAGAACTGAAGCTAGACACTCGAGGATTGAACAAGTACAGTTCTCACAACCTATCTATTAGTACTGATGGTGGTTCACACACCAGTTTGATTGGGAATACTGATCTGGATTTTTATGAATCAAAGAACCATTCCATACCTGATTCTCTGGAAACTGGGTTATCTGCTTCCAATTTACCTTTGTCTAAAAATACCTCAG GTTTAGACGATGTCCATATAGAGAGGTATAAGGATGATATTAAAAGACTTGAAGCAGAGCGTGATGCATTGAATGAGGAGCTGAATAGAGTAAATTCCGAACGGGAGACCGACAAAAAAGATGCTAACTTGTATAGAGCATTCCAGAAGCAAATACAGTCACTGAACATGAGCATTCACGATAAGTTGGACACAAGAGAAAAGCTGGAGCAGATTTTAGGAGGACTATACACGTTTTTCAGTGAGTCATTTGGAACTGATAACTCACTATCTTCGATTCTAGAAGAATTTGCCAACTTATATCTTAAGCAACAATCTGACATCCAGGTTGAACTTGCTAGCATGAGGAGCCAATTAAAGATCGTAAACGACCTGGACAAAATGATAAATAAAAAGAGCAATTACGAGGAAATGGTAGAACAAAGAGTTAAAACTATAGATCTATTAGTTGACCAACTAAAGATTACAAAATCCGAATCATCACAAGAAATAAATAAATTAAAAAACGAACTCGTTGACACACAGGTTGAATTTGGTAAAAAGCTTTCCAACGCTAAGAGCATGtgtaaagaatatgaaACGGAAAATCGGATAATCAATGAAATGCTCAATAGCACAAGAAATTCATTCAATAAGCTCATGCATGATCAACATGAACTAATATCGCAATTGCCCTTAGCCACGCTAGAAAATTGTAACGGAGAACAGACCAAAGAAAGCCGCAGTGAAACACAACTGAAAAGTGTAGATGGAAAGAATATTTTAGAATCACTTGTGCAGGACTTATATCGTAGGAACGAAGATTCCTTGGCTGTAATTAATCAGAAAGACCATATGATTCAGCAACTATATGGAACAATTTCAAGGCTACAGCGTAACTTAAAAGAGTGGGAAAATGATGCTATATTATGGCTAGACTATGTAGAACAATCTAATTGTAAACATAATTAA
- a CDS encoding hypothetical protein (encoded by transcript BEWA_019600A) encodes MKKKVSGDIRALIEHCVSTNERALFVIVGDKGRFQVANLHYLLQRVSGKKPNVLWCYKKALEVSSHQRKRQKVAKKLAQKGLYDESTENPYELFLRTTDIRYCYYRDSQKVLGQTFGVCVLQDFEALTPNVLCRTIETVEGGGMICILLRTMESLQDLYNITMDAHGKLCSHSYNKVEPRFVRRFVLSLSNSKNIIVVDDELNILPICKGGLSEKASKDPKHKLTKLMHKLKTDDFSHEDYLVLKKLAVLSVTHNQLKALIKLLSILIDITNVNTKKIITIISDRGRGKSATIGLFLSSALYLDFRNILVVAPSVENVSTLFAFLERGLKCLGIDEHVGYTIGKQESYTSSLSLNSKRNAHVKYVSSSEIKSFQDFTKAYSWEILIIEEAASIPLPIVEALCTRGIVIISSTVGGYEGTGRSISLKLIEKFKRSQLDSQSLTEIKLNEPIRYSKGDSIELWLNNLLCLNYSKTTSEDIDAPKVTQNAITPSKCKFLIVNRNILFSHHPFAESFLNKVVYTLTSSHYRNSPDDLLLLSDAPAHKLLVLAIFPEVDHMKDKEEDVSQHGQSPDESAPDIMILCVVHIALEGKISKDVAKNTIQRGVKPSGDMIPWTMTQHYYTNNFSELNGMRIVRIAVPQQLQRLGYGSEAIKRLISNVNIIANFDDKLHKDTLLVDVESLYNLHEYAKSGDVENMDEEAVSTIDYIGTSFGLSSSLIRFWNRMGFRAVYARQVPNEATGEFSCIMLLNLNDADNEWLNQFIEDFKHRVLSLAGSCWKNLPSTLVLSLISGNNENTNESDVSTTTHDLDNKKYITMVLKPHDLGRLERYSKQLADFTIVTDLIPKISTLYFEGRIDIRLSFLHSVILLAVGNQFKTPKQTSEELKMPLNQVMALLQKVLAKISKYIYSYESHCD; translated from the exons atgaagaaaaaggTTTCAGGAGATATACGTGCTCTCATAGAGCACTGTGTATCTACAAATGAGAGAGCTTTGTTTGTTATCGTTGGTGATAAAGGACGCTTCCAGGTTGCAAATTTACACTATCTTCTTCAGCGTGTATCTGGAAAGAAACCAAATGTACTTTGGTGCTACAAAAAGGCCCTAGAAGTTTCGTCCCATCAGCGCAAACGTCAGAAGGTTGCCAAAAAATTGGCGCAAAAGGGACTCTATGATGAGAGCACTGAAAATCCTTATGAACTATTTTTACGCACTACAGACATCAGATACTGCTATTATCGTGATTCACAAAAGGTTTTGGGTCAAACATTTGGTGTATGTGTTCTCCAGGATTTTGAAGCCTTGACTCCAAATGTACTTTGCAGAACCATAGAAACCGTTGAAGGAGGTGGTATGATTTGTATTCTGCTACGTACAATGGAATCTTTGCAAGATTTATACAATATAACAATGGATGCTCACGGGAAACTCTGCTCGCACAGTTATAACAAAGTAGAACCTAGATTTGTTCGTAGGTTTGTTCTCTCATTATCtaattccaaaaatatcattGTTGTGGATGATGAATTGAATATATTGCCTATTTGTAAGGGTGGATTAAGTGAAAAGGCTTCAAAGGATCCAAAGCACAAGTTGACCAAACTCATGCATAAACTAAAAACGGATGATTTTTCTCATGAAGACTATCTTGTATTAAAGAAATTAGCAGTACTTTCAGTAACACATAACCAGTTAAAGGCGTTAATTAAACTTTTATCGATTCTAATAGACATTACAAATGTTAACACAAAAAAGATAATTACAATCATAAGTGATCGTGGCAGGGGAAAATCGGCAACTATAGGACTATTCTTATCATCTGCACTATATCTGGATTTTAGAAATATCCTTGTTGTTGCACCAAGTGTTGAAAATGTCTCCACACTCTTTGCATTTTTAGAGAGAGGACTAAAGTGTCTAGGAATTGATGAACATGTAGGTTACACGATAGGCAAACAAGAATCATATACTAGTTCACTTTCGCTCAATAGCAAAAGAAATGCACATGTGAAATATGTCTCTTCCTCGGAAATAAAATCATTCCAAGATTTCACAAAGGCTTATTCTTGGGAGATCCTAATCATCGAAGAAGCTGCTTCTATTCCACTTCCTATCGTTGAAGCTCTTTGTACAAGAGGCATTGTTATAATATCTTCCACGGTTGGTGGCTATGAGGGTACAGGAAGGTCCATATCTCTGAAATTGattgaaaaatttaaaagGTCACAGCTTGATTCACAATCGCTGACTGAAATCAAACTAAATGAACCAATTAGATATAGTAAAGGTGATAGTATAGAACTTTGGCTCAATAATTTATTGTGTTTAAATTACTCCAAGACTACTTCCGAAGATATAGACGCCCCAAAGGTTACTCAAAATGCTATTACCCCGAGCAAATGCAAATTTCTGATTGTAAACCGAAATATATTATTTTCCCATCATCCATTTGCGGAAAGTTTTCTGAACAAAGTGGTTTATACTCTTACATCATCGCATTATAGGAATTCTCCTGATGACCTTTTACTACTTTCCGATGCACCTGCACACAAACTTTTGGTTCTAGCTATATTTCCAGAAGTAGACCATATGaaagataaggaagaagatgtatCCCAGCATGGCCAATCTCCAGATGAAAGTGCGCCTGATATCATGATACTTTGTGTTGTTCATATAGCACTTGAGGGAAAGATATCTAAAGATGTGGCAAAGAATACAATACAGCGTGGTGTAAAACCTTCTGGTGATATGATCCCATGGACGATGACACAACATTATTATACTAATAACTTTTCAGAACTAAAtggtatgagaatagtTAGGATTGCTGTTCCACAACAGCTGCAAAGATTAGGATATGGTTCAGAAGCAATCAAACGACTTATTTCAAACGTTAACATAATCGCAAATTTTGATGACAAGTTACATAAGGATACCTTGCTTGTTGATGTTGAATCATTGTATAATTTACATGAATATGCAAAGTCAGGTGATGTGGAAAACATGGACGAAGAGGCCGTCTCAACAATAGATTACATAGGAACAAGCTTTGGATTATCATCATCGCTGATAAGATTTTGGAACCGTATGGGATTCCGTGCTGTTTATGCCAGACAGGTTCCTAACGAGGCAACCGGCGAATTCTCATGCATAATGCTCTTAAACTTAAACGATGCGGACAACGAGTGGTTAAATCAATTTATAGAGGATTTCAAACATCGTGTTCTCTCTCTTGCAGGAAGTTGTTGGAAAAATCTTCCTTCCACTCTTGTATTATCTCTTATATCTGGCAACAATGAGAACACGAATGAAAGTGATGTCTCAACCACTACACATGACCTCGACAACAAGAAATATATTACTATGGTATTG AAGCCACATGATCTTGGAAGGCTAGAAAGATATTCCAAACAACTGGCGGACTTTACTATCGTAACCGACCTCATACCGAAAATTTCTACCCTCTATTTCGAAGGAAGGATAGATATAAGGCTTTCGTTTTTGCACAGCGTAATCCTATTGGCCGTCGGAAATCAATTCAAAACAC CGAAGCAAACAAGTGAAGAGCTGAAGATGCCCCTGAATCAGGTTATGGCACTGCTGCAGAAAGTTCTTGCTAAGATCTCGAAGTACATCTACAGTTATGAGAGTCACTGTGATTGA
- a CDS encoding hypothetical protein (encoded by transcript BEWA_019610A), translating into MRNYVMKDIYRRAVQHFGSENYRKAFNCTPYLSILQADYRSRRNPISLRVGTIEELRETLKLQNSKPNAITESFSSVNTIESCLVEECFWRCIDGYKSMVPLLQQFSWLALRIHSTIKA; encoded by the exons ATGAGAAACTACGTGATGAAAGATATCTATAG GAGAGCTGTCCAGCATTTTGGCAGTGAAAACTACCGCAAAGCCTTCAATTGTACTCCATATCTATCCATACTCCAAGCAGACTACAGATCCAGAAG GAACCCTATATCGCTAAGAGTTGGTACAATCGAAGAATTGCGTGAAACACTCAAACTCCAAAACAGCAAGCCTAATGCCATAACCGAATCGTTTTCTAGTGTCAACACGATTG AGTCTTGCCTAGTGGAAGAGTGCTTTTGGAGGTGTATCGATGGCTACAAGTCTATGGTTCCATTACTACAGCAATTCTCCTGGCTCGCCTTGAGAATCCATAGTACCATAAAAGCTTAA
- a CDS encoding ATP synthase delta/epsilon chain, putative (encoded by transcript BEWA_019620A), whose product MLRVSKFLKFATNTVGNGLQLSLLSSHESFLTKFPIKSVTLPGSEGYFTVTQGHSPLLSTLKPGIISISAQDSNEVTKYFISSGFFVYRQSDNTNSAEVVGVEIVPLDHLDKERATSVLQEVLAESQNSSDPWAKVKSFLAQDLCSSIIKAVQ is encoded by the exons atgttgAGAGTATCtaaatttttaaaatttgccACCAATACAGTTGGCAATGGCTTACAACTGTCACTATTGTCATCACACGAGTCATTTCTCACCAAATTTCCGATTAAAAGTGTAACTCTGCCAG GTTCTGAGGGTTACTTTACCGTGACACAGGGGCATTCACCTTTGTTATCAACTCTGAAGCCCGGTATTATCTCAATTTCTGCACAGGATTCCAATGAAGTAACCAAGTATTTCATCTCTAGTGGATTCTTTGTTTATCGTCA GTCAGACAACACGAACAGTGCCGAAGTTGTAGGTGTTGAAATCGTTCCTCTCGACCATTTGGATAAGGAACGAGCAACTTCAGTACTTCAGGAGGTTTTAGCAGAATCACAAAATAGCTCTGATCCATGGGCCAAGGTAAAATCATTCTTGGC ACAAGATTTGTGTTCATCAATTATAAAGGCTGTTCAATAA
- a CDS encoding uncharacterized protein (encoded by transcript BEWA_019630A), whose product MVITGWIILWSIIFEVTECDVTDNKDIPLGLIRECLGIRGESLKICNNIKIEEGISDPNTKCSIDQCRKSCCIATNECNRSKSLSNAFFNCISDKVIQEHGSCCILTDKKYKYARTVYLSGAFGLFMVGAGIYVLSSMKSGNDSANDEEPSYDYGDDDMVEFEYDAPHLKVKKIIATDGDDVFWEN is encoded by the exons ATGGTGATCACAGGATGGATAATACTGTGGAGTATAATCTTTGAAGTTACAGAATGCGATGTGACTGACAACAAAGATATTCCACTTGGATTAATAAGGGAATGTTTGGGTATACGAGGAGAGAGTCTCAAAATATGTAATAACATAAAGATTGAAGAAGGGATATCTGACCCAAATAcaaaatgtagtatagaTCAATGCAGAAAATCTTGTTGCATCGCAACTAATGAGTGTAACCGCTCAAAATCCCTATCGAATGCCTTCTTCAACTGTATTTCAGATAAAGTCATACAAGAACACGGTTCATGTTGTATCTTGACCGacaaaaaatacaaatatg CGCGAACGGTATATCTATCAGGGGCATTCGGGTTATTCATGGTTGGCGCAGGCATTTATGTACTATCTTCTATGAAATC AGGGAATGATAGTGCgaatgatgaagaaccCAGCTATGACTATGGAGATGACGATATGGTTGAGTTCGAATATGATGCTCCTCATTTAAAAGTCAAAAAAATTATTGCAACAGATGGAGATGATGTATTTTGGGAAAATTAA
- a CDS encoding hypothetical protein (encoded by transcript BEWA_019640A): protein MKVGEILSSILRLQSLALLLVSGLSGFFLYYLVVNNIKIVTKPREVVESDKSTENEKLIITLFANKIIVDNDLSIIEKNLNRFLNVCSRTKLYLITQIKREHEMKVVLNNLEVHNVFKNGLAAHRAMFCNSPSGRVSMIQQLQPHIHVEFDAEGVNFVFAKLPLANIATFDDINGILNTESAS from the exons ATGAAAGTTGGAGAGATATTGTCGAGCATATTAAGGCTACAATCACTTGCTTTATTACTGGTTTCAG GTTTAAGTGGATTCTTCCTCTACTATCTCGTCGTCAATAACATCAAAATTGTGACTAAACCACGAGAAGTTGTAGAGTCGGACAAAAG TACggagaatgaaaaattaaTAATAACACTCTTTGCAAATAAG ATTATTGTTGATAATGACCTTTCCATAATCGAGAAAAATTTAAATCGTTTTTTGAACGTCTGCTCAAGGACTAAGCTTTATCTTATAACACAG ATTAAACGCGAACATGAAATGAAAGTCGTCTTGAACAATCTGGAAGTTCATAACGTTTTCAAGAATGGATTAGCGGCTCAT AGAGCTATGTTCTGCAATTCTCCATCTGGAAGAGTGTCTATGATACAACAATTACAACCTCATATTCATGTTGAATTTGACGCAGAAGGTGTTAATTTTGTTTTTGCTAAATTACCTCTGGCAAATATTGCGACatttgatgatataaatggCATTCTAAATACTGAATCAGCATCTTAA